The stretch of DNA GACGCAATACGCGTCCTATTGGAATTAAGTTTTTAATAAATGCATAAATAGAGTGTGAGTACCCTTTAGGCAGGTAATTGAATACCAATGCCTTACATTTGGGCTCATATCCTTCCCGATGTTGACATATAAGTATTTTTTTTGGCCTTTTGCCCCGTTTAGTGCTGGGTGATATGTATGCTATAAAGTTAGTTTTAATGCCACTTAAAAGCTTTATATTAATAACACCCGCCTGTGGAGTTGTTACTGCAATATCAACATTAAGAAAAGCTTTAAATAGTTTGACAAAACTCTCGTCAGTGCCAATGTGTTTTGTAGCAAAAATAACACTTCCAATGTTGTAGGCAAGGCTTACAGTTGTCTGCATCCTAGAGTAAAAAATTTTAAATATAACAGATAGCCAAATAGCAACAAATCTTGAATTTATATGAGTAGTATTAA from Borrelia turcica IST7 encodes:
- a CDS encoding DUF735 family protein; amino-acid sequence: MMIPTFLRNTEVEKFIENEIAFASQILTELRELNSNFIDINTTHINSRFVAIWLSVIFKIFYSRMQTTVSLAYNIGSVIFATKHIGTDESFVKLFKAFLNVDIAVTTPQAGVINIKLLSGIKTNFIAYISPSTKRGKRPKKILICQHREGYEPKCKALVFNYLPKGYSHSIYAFIKNLIPIGRVLRLIDKDNQDIISFNTNTNT